The following proteins are encoded in a genomic region of Vidua macroura isolate BioBank_ID:100142 chromosome 10, ASM2450914v1, whole genome shotgun sequence:
- the LOC128812359 gene encoding G-protein coupled receptor 55-like — protein sequence MNDTHGKGNISATVELFQLIMYTPTFILGLLFNIMALSFLFFKVKKLSESTVYMIALIFLDTLLLFTLPFKIISYHLQDNWNLGSVFCSTLESLYFVNMYGSILISLCICVDRYIAIQYPFVALTLRSIKKAAMVCALICLGTSVGTLSTFQLHGKGRNISSCFHNFSKSTWENAGLFSTLVIIFFGSMAAMTFCTAQTVRCLRRHRKPDNLQTHSTRAERIVVTNLVAFLVCFTPYHVAYFMYFLVKNNIIHVSFQQVLRDIVQVTLCWANLNCCLDGVCYYFVLKESLEDPLQNSEKRAMQKP from the coding sequence ATGAATGACACCCATGGCAAGGGCAATATCAGTGCTACTGTGGAACTGTTCCAGCTCATCATGTACACCCCCACTTTTATCCTGGGTTTGCTGTTCAACATAATGGCTCTGTCATTCCTGTTTTTTAAGGTTAAAAAGCTGTCAGAATCTACAGTCTACATGATAGCCCTTATATTCCTGGATACTTTGCTGTTGTTtactcttccttttaaaatcatttcCTACCACCTTCAGGACAACTGGAACTTGGGGTCTGTGTTTTGCTCCACCTTGGAGAGTCTTTACTTTGTGAACATGTACGGCAGCATCCTCATCTCCCTGTGCATCTGCGTGGACCGGTACATCGCTATCCAGTACCCCTTCGTGGCCCTCACCCTCCGGTCCATCAAGAAAGCTGCCATGGTCTGTGCTCTCATCTGCCTGGGCACCTCCGTGGGGACACTCTCCACTTTCCAGCTGCATGGGAAGGGCCGCAACATCTCGTCCTGCTTCCATAACTTCTCCAAGAGCACGTGGGAGAACGCAGGCCTGTTCAGCACCCTGGTGATCATCTTCTTTGGCAGCATGGCAGCCATGACCTTCTGCACTGCCCAAACTGTCCGGTGCCTGAGAAGGCACAGAAAGCCAGACAACCTCCAAACACacagcaccagagcagagaggatCGTGGTGACAAACCTGGTCGCCTTTCTGGTGTGTTTCACACCTTACCACGTGGCGTACTTCATGTACTTTTTGGTGAAGAACAACATCATCCACGTCAGTTTTCAGCAAGTGCTACGAGACATTGTTCAGGTCACCCTTTGCTGGGCAAACCTGAACTGCTGTCTTGATGGGGTgtgttattattttgttttaaaggagtCCTTGGAAGACCCGTtgcaaaacagtgaaaaaagagCCATGCAAAAGCCTTGA
- the LOC128811894 gene encoding G-protein coupled receptor 55-like: MTNSSENCSFTAINSLAWSVQLGLSIPTFILGLVLNSLALFVFCCFWRKQTKTSVYMISLVLADILLLLSLPPKLYYSVTTVPGLLCSFIQAPYFVNTYTSIFIIVCITVDRYICIRHPFEGRANQSPRWAVVICCFIWAAAWICSIPIYVFQKKEPIKCFHNMSDQTWSVPFIVSVEIFGFLIPLAMMVFCSAQTIWILLNHKTHDKKNVEESGSLRVIVINLVVFLVCFTPVHLGILLQCLVRQHVIVSCRMKQTISLFLQVSMTFANLNCCLDAIFYYFAAKEFCKKTHLKRVIELCPVFSPCAIRWHCQQWENAPCQDTDSVVPDVAGTLP, encoded by the coding sequence ATGACCAACAGCAGTGAGAATTGCAGTTTTACAGCCATCAACAGCTTGGCATGGAGCGTGCAGCTGGGGCTCTCCATCCCCACCTTCATCCTCGGGCTGGTTCTCAACAGCCTGGCCCTGTTtgtgttctgctgcttttggagaAAGCAGACCAAGACCTCGGTGTACATGATCAGCCTGGTGCTGGCAgacatcctgctgctcctctcgCTGCCACCAAAGCTGTACTACTCTGTCACCACGgtgcctgggctgctgtgctccTTCATACAGGCTCCTTACTTCGTCAACACCTACACCAGCATCTTCATCATTGTCTGCATCACCGTGGACAGGTACATCTGCATAAGGCACCCCTTTGAAGGTAGAGCTAACCAATCCCCCAGGTGGGCTGTGGTGATTTGCTGCTTCATCTGGGCAGCAGCTTGGATCTGCAGCATCCCAATTTATGTGTTTCAGAAGAAGGAACCTATTAAATGCTTTCACAACATGTCAGACCAGACGTGGAGCGTGCCCTTCATTGTTTCTGTGGAAATATTTGGGTTTCTAATCCCTCTTGCGATGATGGTTTTCTGCTCTGCTCAAACCATCTGGATTCTTCTGAATCACAAAACTCATGACAAAAAGAACGTAGAAGAGAGCGGCTCATTGCGAGTAATCGTCATCAACCTGGTGGTGTTTCTGGTGTGCTTCACACCCGTGCACCTCGGGatcctcctgcagtgcctggtgaGGCAGCACGTGATCGTGAGCTGCAGAATGAAGCAGACCATCAGCCTCTTCCTCCAGGTGTCCATGACATTTGCCAACCTGAACTGCTGCCTCGATGCCATCTTCTACTATTTTGCTGCAAAGGAATTCTGTAAGAAAACACACCTGAAGAGGGTCATTGAGCTGTGTCCTGTCTTTAGCCCTTGTGCCATACgatggcactgccagcagtgggAGAATGCCCCCTGCCAGGACACTGACAGTGTTGTGCCTGACGTGGCAGGGACCCTGCCATAG